In Chlamydia gallinacea 08-1274/3, the sequence TAGCCGATAGCTAGGACTTCCTTGAAAGTTATTGTGAATACAATGTCTTTTTCGTTAGTGATTGGGGCGATGTAATGAATATGTGTAGAAGGAGATCCTGAAGGATAGGGTCCTGTAATTTTGTGTAAGTGTGCTAAAGATTTTAAATCTTTTTCTGGGAGAACAAGGCGATCCGTAGAAATAATGTGGGGACACAGGCTAAAAAGTTTAGCTATAGCGCGTACTCCAACATTAAAAGCATAAAAGCCTTCTTCTCTAGAAGAGAAAACAGAAAGATGTTTTTCCGTAGAGGGGGTAAAAGGACTGTTATCTGCAAGATTAATGAAAACATCTCTAGGATGTAGATGGGGTAAAGCAGGAATATCAAAAGGACGCTGTTTAAAAAGAGCAAATAACCCTTCTTGTTTAAAGACTTCGAATAAATCTTTTTGTGTAAGTTGAGCTAGGTCGTAAGAATATTTTGTTTGCGATTGTCCTGGAGTTTTTTGAATCAAGACATCAAGAAGAGAGCGTTTTTCCCCTCTGCGGATTTCCGTTACGGTTCCAGATATAGGAGAGGTGATGAATACTCCAGGGAAATTCTTATATTCAGCAACAGGTGCTCCTGAATGAATATCATCACCGGGTTCTACTTTAAGTTTTAAGGCTAAAGCAGAGTAGGGACGTAAGTCTACAGAAACAAAGGCAGGATCTATTCTTTTTAGAAACCCCGATTCTTTGGGAGACCCTTGTAAAGATAAATCTAAGCCCTGAGTAATAGTAATCTTCATACTCTAGGATTATAGGAGTTTTTATAAGGGAATCCAGTTTTTTTTCTTATTTTTTTTAGTTGATGTTGTTCTGGGTTTCTTAGTTGTGTTTTTTTTAGAATCTTCAAATCCTAGCTCTTTAGACACTTCATTAATAATGGCTTCTGTCTCTTTTTTATATTCGTTACAAGAAGCTCGAATATTTTCTAATGCTAACCATTCTTCTGGAGAGAAATTATCGGGATTGTTTGCAAACACTTCCATTTGCTCTTTTGTCATTCCTGTTTGACGAAGGATTTCTTGGGAGCGCT encodes:
- a CDS encoding Na(+)-translocating NADH-quinone reductase subunit A; translated protein: MKITITQGLDLSLQGSPKESGFLKRIDPAFVSVDLRPYSALALKLKVEPGDDIHSGAPVAEYKNFPGVFITSPISGTVTEIRRGEKRSLLDVLIQKTPGQSQTKYSYDLAQLTQKDLFEVFKQEGLFALFKQRPFDIPALPHLHPRDVFINLADNSPFTPSTEKHLSVFSSREEGFYAFNVGVRAIAKLFSLCPHIISTDRLVLPEKDLKSLAHLHKITGPYPSGSPSTHIHYIAPITNEKDIVFTITFKEVLAIGYLFLKGRILNEQVVALAGSGLNPSLRRYIITTKGADIPSLLPLEAISTNVSLISGDPLTGRLCNEEIPCLGMRDSTVTVIPIPKQRESFSFLRLGINKPTHTRTYLSGFLKRKHTYMNLSSNLHGEPRPIIDTDIYDKVMPMKIPVVPLIKAVITKNFELAKTLGFLEICPEDFALPTFIDPSKTEMVKIIQDALLEYVKESGILVPEST